GATGACAGTTAAAAATCAAATTATATACATATGAAAAAATTCTACATCCTTTTTCTTCTTCTGCCTTTCCAGGTATTCTCACAAATTTCATTGGACTGGACAGACACGCTTGTGGTAAACAGATTTAACCCGAATGCTTTTACAAGGCCAAAAATTGCATTAACAACAAATAATGTTCCTGTTGTAATGTGGGGAAGAAAACCAAACCAACAGGTATTTGTTTCTCGTTTTGACGGGGCAGTATTTGCACAATCCTCACAGATTACTCCAGCTAATGCAAATGCGTTTGTAGAGGATTGGGCAGGCCCTGATATGGCTGCTTCGGGCGATACCGTTTTTGTAGTGTTTAAATCTCATCCAGAGATGGACGGATTTGTTTACTCCGTGCGTTCTGTGAACGGAGGTGCCAGCTTTTCTGATACAGTAAGGGTTTATCCCTCCAAATATTCCAGATTTCCGGCTGTGGCAGTTGCTCCAGGAGGAAAGCCTTTTGTTACTTTTATGACTTTTAACAGCAGCATGGGTGGAGCCCAGTTTGCAGTAGCAACTTCAAATGATGGCGGTATTTCTTACCAAGCGGAGGTGGAAGCCTCTACTAATGCTCCGGGTGAAGTTTGTGATTGTTGTCCGGGCTTTATTGGAGCAGAGACTAATAACTTTGTTTATTCCCTTTTCAGGAACAACGACAATAATTTACGGGACATTTGGGCAGTGGTATCAACAAATGCAGGCGTTTCTTTCACGGCAAGTTCAGATATAGATAATTCAAACTGGATGATTAATGGATGCCCTTCCACAGGGCCGGATGCTTATGTTAAAGGAGACAGTATTGTAACAGTTTGGATGAGCGGTGCAAGCGGTTCTTCAAGAATTTATATAGGAACTGCACATAAAAACACACTGGCTGTTGGCTTAAATGCAATGCTTTCTCCGGGAGT
The Bacteroidota bacterium genome window above contains:
- a CDS encoding T9SS type A sorting domain-containing protein — protein: MKKFYILFLLLPFQVFSQISLDWTDTLVVNRFNPNAFTRPKIALTTNNVPVVMWGRKPNQQVFVSRFDGAVFAQSSQITPANANAFVEDWAGPDMAASGDTVFVVFKSHPEMDGFVYSVRSVNGGASFSDTVRVYPSKYSRFPAVAVAPGGKPFVTFMTFNSSMGGAQFAVATSNDGGISYQAEVEASTNAPGEVCDCCPGFIGAETNNFVYSLFRNNDNNLRDIWAVVSTNAGVSFTASSDIDNSNWMINGCPSTGPDAYVKGDSIVTVWMSGASGSSRIYIGTAHKNTLAVGLNAMLSPGVSSMANQNYPKVAGNGDTLGVVWQESQMGSTIIKFIYSVTGPAGLLNQVADTVSINFSGAQKNPDIAFANGTFYFVWQDDNKQAVTYLTATISGTTKVKETKLENHYSLYPNPVNDKLNIQFYNELKGEITLIDYAGKTVFTKKISSEIEIISTEEFSEGIYILSIETPSFTKREKIVVKR